Genomic DNA from Comamonas antarctica:
GGTCGAGATCGAGACCGATGACGGCATCGTCGGCATCGGCAACGTCGCGCTGGCCCCGGCGATCGCCAAGGCCATCATCGACCAGTACCTCGCGCCGCTGGTCGTCGGCCAGGATCCCTGGGACTACGAATACCTGTGGCAGCGCATGTACCGCTCGACCCACGCCTGGGGCCGCAAGGGCGTAACCATGGCCGCGATCTCCGCCGTCGACCTCGCGATCTGGGACATCCTGGGCAAGAGCGTGAACAAGCCGGTGTTCAAGCTGCTGGGCGGCCGCACCAAGGAAAAGATCCCCTGCTACTACTCCAAGCTCTACCGCGGCGACCTGAGGGCCATGCAGGACGAGGCGCAGCAGTTCCTGGACCAGGGCTTCACGGCCTTCAAGATGCGCTTTGGCTATGGCCCCGCGCACCTGCAGCACGGTGTGAAGGAAAACCTCAGGTCGGTCGAGGCGATCCGCGAAGTGATCGGCTACGACAACGACCTGATGCTCGAGTGCTACATGGGCTGGAACCTCGAATACGCCAAGCGCATGCTGCCCAAGCTCGCGAAGTATGAGCCGCGCTGGCTCGAGGAGCCGGTGATCGCCGACGACATCGATGGCTACGCCGAGCTCAACGCGATGAACATCATTCCGATCTCGGGCGGCGAGCACGAGTTCAGCCTCTACGGCTTCAAGCAGCTGCTCGACAGGAAGGCGGTGAGCGTGGTGCAGTACGACACCAACCGCGTCGGCGGCATCACCGCCGCGCACAAGATCAACGCGCTGTGCGAAGCGTATTCGGTGCCGGTGGTGCCGCACGCGGGCCAGATGCACAACTACCACCTGACGATGAGCACGCTGGCCTCGCCCATGGCCGAGTATTTCCCGATCTTCGATGTCGAGGTCGGCAACGAACTGTTCTGGTACCTCTTCGACGGCGAGCCGATTGCCGACAACGGCTTCGTGCAGCTGCGCGACGATGTTCCCGGCCTGGGCCTGACGCTCAAGACCGAGTACCTCGACCAGTTCGACATCATCGAGTGAGGAGCCACGCCATGCCTGGACTTTCCAACCCGCGCTACCGCGGCATCTTCCCGGTCGTGCCCACGACCTTCCACGAAGACGGCACGCTGGACCTGGCCAGCCAGAAGCGCTGCATCGACTTCATGATCGACTCCGGTGTCGACGGCCTGTGCATCCTGGCCAACTTCTCCGAGCAGTTCCTGCTGGGCGACGACGAGCGCGAAACCCTCACCCGCCTGGCGCTCGAGCATGTGGCCGGGCGCGTGCCGGTGATCGTCACCACCACCCACACCAGCACCGCGATCTGCGCGGCGCGCAGCCGGCGCGCGCAGGACATGGGCGCGGCCATGGTGATGGTCATGCCGCCCTATCATGGCGCGAGCTTTCGCTTCGGCGACACGCAGATCCAGCGCTTTTTCGCGGCGGTGTCCGATGCCATCGACATCCCCATCATGATCCAGGACGCGCCGGCCGCGGGCACGCCGCTGCCGCCGGCGTTTCTGGCGCGCATGGCGCAGGAAATCGAGCAGGTGCGCTACTTCAAGATGGAAACCGCGGGCGCCGCGGGCAAGCTGCGCGAGCTGATCGCACTGGGCGGCGAAACCATCGAAGGCCCCTGGGATGGCGAGGAGGGCATCAGCTTGCTGGCCGACCTGGAAGCCGGCGCCACGGGGGCGATGACCGGCGGCGCCTTTGCCGACGGCATCCGCCCCATCATCGAAGCCTTCCGCCGCGGCGACAAGGACCAGGCGTTTGCCGAGTACCAGCGCTGGCTGCCGCTGATCAACCACGAGAACCGCCAGGCCGGCTTTCTCGCCGCCAAGGCGCTGATGCATGCCGGCGGCGTGATTGCCTGCGACGCGCCGCGCCACCCCTGGCCCGCCATGCATCCCGAAGTGCGGCGCCAACTGCTCGATATCGCGCGCCGGCTCGATCCGTTGGTGTTGCGCTGGGGGAAATGAGGTAGAACGCTTTTCCGAGGACGGGCCGTTCCTCGGGGGAGCGAAAACACGACGATGCATTCCTAGGGCAGGCCGTTCATGGTTCGACAAGCTCACCACGAACGGTTTTACCGTTCGCCCTGAGCCTGTCGAAGGGTGAACGGCCTGGCCTCCAAAAACATGTCACTCAGCGCGCGGCACCGGCCCCCGCCCTTTGCAACTGCTCATGCAATATCCTCCGGATCTCGATGATGGCCTGCGGATGCTCCTGCACGCTGTGGCCTGACGCGATCACCAGCTCCGAGGCCGCGCCAGGCAGGTGGGCGCTGGCGTAGGGCACGATGCCATCGCTCGAATCGGCCAGCGGCAGCGCGGGGTTGGCGTCGCCGATGATCGAGTGGTAGCGCAGCTGCGGCGCCAGCGGCAGGTGGGAGGTCAGGCGCACGAACGGGTCGGCATCGCTGAGGTTGTCGATGCTGTTGGGAATGCGCAGCAGGCCCTGCTTGCCGGGCCGCGGCTTGAGCTGGGCCAGCGCGCGCGTGACGTCGCCGACCTGTTCGAGCATGGAGAACGGCAGCGTGATCAGGTTCGCCGCCCAGCGCGCGATGCGATGGTTGGCGAAGTCCGTGCCGCGGTGCGGGGCGGCAATGAAGATGGCGTCGGTGATCGCAGGCAGCGGCTCGAAGTTGAGCAGCGGCGCCATGCGCCGCTCGAGCGCGGCCTGCTGCCCGGGCTGCAGCTGGTAGTTCTCGAGCAGGCGGTCCCAGCTCTGGCCTTGCGTGGAGGACACCAGCAGGCGCGCGAGCACGCCGCCCATGCTGTGGCCGATCACGGTGACCTGCTGCGACGCCTTGGCTACGCCCTGCGGGTCGAAATGCGCAAAGGTCTGCTGCAGCGCATCGCGGATCGCGCGGTTGTTGAGCGCCAGCGGCGCATTGGTCGGGTAGTAGACCTGCCAGATCTGGTAGTTCTGGCGCAGCGTCTCGTCGCCCAGCACCTCGTTGGCGACATTGATCCACGCCTCGGGGCTGCTGGCCAGGCCGTGCAGCATCAGCACCACGCGCCGGCCCGGGTCATAGGGCTGCATGAGGTAGATCTGCGGGCGCAGCAGCCCGTTGTCGAGGCCCAGCAGCGAGCGCAACGCCTGCGTCGAAAAGCCCGAGCGCGCGAGCCACAGGCCGTAGCCCGAGGTGAAATTCGCCGCCAGCGGCACCCGCGCGCCCGCGATCAGCACCTCCCCGATGCGGTAGGGGTCGTACATCTGCACCTGGACGCTGCGCGTCTGCAGCACCTCGGTCAGCGTTTCGCCTTCGAAGCGCAGCAGCGCCGAGAGCGCGGGGTAGGGCGCTTCCTGGAAGGGCTCCTCGGCATCCTCGGACAGCAGCGCGCCGCTGGCGGTGGCGCCGTCCTGCGGGCCATTGACGGGAAACACCGCCACCAGTTCGCCGCCGATGCCATCGCGCCGGTAGAGGTTGCGCAGGCCCGAGAAGGTCAGCGACGAGGCCGGGATCAGCTCGCGCGGCACCACCCCGGCCTGCGGCAGCCGGATGCCCGAGAGATCGGTGCGCAGGGTCCAGCCATTCCATTGCAGCCCGGACGCTTCCAATGCCGCGAGATGGCTTGGCTGGGTATGCTGGAACAGCCCGGTGATGGCTTGCTCCACGGCGTGGTTGTAGTAGTCGCGCACCTGGGTCTGGCGGTCTTCGAAGATCCGCTCGCCGGGCTGGCGCGAGGAGAAGAACAGGTAGGCGTAGGCGTGGCGCGCGGCTTCGAGCCAGGCATCGATCTCGTCGCTGCCATGGCTGCCCGGCGCGGCGCGCTGGGCCTGCAGCGCGGTCTGCGTCCAGAGCTCGGCCAGCGCGGACAGGCGCTGGTCGTCCGTCAGTCCCGGCATGCCGACGATGGCGTCGCGGCACTGCACGGGCTGCGCGTTGCAGCGCTTGCTTTCTAGGCCGATCACGCGCAGCGTCTCCAGCGTCGCGGCGCTGAGGCTGCCGGCGGTGAGAATGTCGGAGCGCCGCTGCGACAGGTAGTCCGAGGGCAGCACCGAACTGACCTGCACCCCGGCGCAGCCCGCGAGCAGCGCGGCCGTGCACAGCGCCAGCGTGGTGGCAAGGCGGGGCAGCAGCAGCATGTCGCGCAAATCTCAGCGCGCCTGCACCGGCAGCCCTTGCCGGATGGCCGCGGAAAAGTCGGCGTTCGGGCCGGCCTGGCGCGCGCGCTCGGTGATGCGGCCCCGGGCCTTGAGCTCCTGCAGCGAATAGCCGGTTGTCAATGCACCGACCTCTTGCACATAGCTGGGCAGATAACCCGATGCCAGCAGCCGCAGGTCCAGCGGCAGGCCGGGCACGATGCGCTGCATCATGGCGTAGACGATGGTCGTGCAGTTGGCGGTCAGCGTCTGGTAGAAGCGCGGCGTGTTGCGCAGCGACTCGGCTTCGTCGAGGTACTGCTCGAACAGCGCGCGCATGGCCGGCGCGGGCATGTGCACGCGGTAGAGGTAGACGTCCTCGTCGCGCACACGTGCGCGCACGCCCAGGATGTCGCGCTCGTCGGCCGCGACCAGCGCCAGCTCATAGCGCTTGAAGAACCCGGCCAGCGCCGAGAACTGCTCGTGGCGCTCCTTGCGCACTTCGACCGAAAACACCAGTTGCCGGCCGTCGTCGAAGCCAAAAGACACCAGGGTGTGGGCAATGGCCGGACCCATCCAGTACGACAGCGCCATGTCCACCGAGCGCAGGCGGTCGAGGTCGTAGCGCCGGGTTTCCCAGCGCGCGGTGTAGTCGTCCTCGCCACGCCAATCGAAATTGCGCACGTTGTACAGCACCACTTCGGAGCCCTGGCGCTCGGCGCGCAGCGTGCGGGCGACATCGGCGGCCCAGACCCGGTCGTTCGATGGCGTGATCGTGCCCCACCACAGGCCCAGCAGCACGCAGCCCGCCGTGAGCAGCCCCCAGGCACGCCAGGCGCGCGGATCGGCGCTGGCCAGCAGCCCCGTGGTGCCGACCCAGATGACCCACAGCACGGCCAGCGCCACCGCGGCCAGCCGGCCGCCCGGCGCATGGCTCCATAGCGCGAGCGCGCCAAAGCCGGCCAGCACCAGGCCCAGCAGGATGCCCACGGCGCGGACGACGATGGCGGCCGCACGCTGCAGCAGCGGCCGGCGTTGGACGGGAACGGGCGGCATCGGGCTGCTCAGTGCCCGGCGAAGTCGACCAGCGTGTAAAGCGGCAGCCCGCCTGCGCGCAGCCGGTCGGAGCCGCCCAGCTCGGGCAGGTCGACGATGGCCGCGCCTTCGATGACCTCGGCGCCGAGCTTCTCCAGCAGCTTCTTGCCGGCCATCATCGTGCCGCCGGTGGCAATCAGGTCGTCGATCAGCAGCACCCGGTCCCCGGGCTTGACGGCGTCGGCATGCAGCTCGACGGTGGCGCTGCCGTATTCGAGCTCATAGGTTTCCTCGACGGTGGTGAAGGGCAGCTTGCCTTTCTTGCGGATCGGCACGAAGCCGACATTGAGCTCATAGGCCACCACGGCGCCCAGGATGAAGCCGCGCGCATCCAGGCCCGCGACCACATCGGGGCGCAGTGCCGGGTCCATGTAACGGTGCACGAAGGCATCGATCAGCACGCGGAAGACCTTCGGGTCCTGCAGCAGCGGCGTGATGTCGCGGAACTGCACGCCCGGCGCGGGCCAGTCGGGCACCGTGCGGATGTATTGCCGGAGGTAATCGTTGATGGTGGTGTGGAGCATGGCGCGCAAATGTTCTGTGGGGGCCGGGCATGGCCTGGCAGCAGCAGGAGTGTAATCAGGACGCAGGCGGGATCAAGGCGGCGGACCCGTAGGGGCCTGTGGAAAAGCCCGTGCCGGCGGCCGCGGCGCATGACCCCACGCAAGCGTTCGGGTACGGCGCCCGCGACCGCAGGCCCTAAAATCCGGGGATGAAATCTGCAGCAGCTTCCTCGCGTCCTTTCGACGGCTTCCAGGCCTTGCAACTGGCGCGCGATACCCTTGGCATCGAGGCCCAGGCGCTTCTGGCGCTGTCCGACCGCCTGTCACCCGTGTTCGCGCAGGTCGTCGAACGCATCCTCGACATCCAGGGGCGGGTAGTGGTCATGGGCATGGGCAAGAGCGGCCATGTGGGGCGCAAGATCGCCGCGACGCTGGCTTCGACCGGCACGCCGGCGTTCTTCGTGCACCCGGGCGAGGCCAGCCACGGCGACCTGGGCATGGTCACGGAAAAGGACCTGGTGCTGGCGCTGTCCAACAGTGGCGAGAGCGACGAGATCGCGGCGCTGCTGCCCGCGCTGCGGCGCCAGGGCGTGCCCGTGGTCGGCATGACCGGCAATGCGCGCTCCACGCTGGCGCGCCATGCCGACTGGGTGCTCGACACCTACGTCGAGCGCGAGGCCTGCCCGCTGAACCTGGCGCCCACGGCCAGCACCACCGCGCAGCTGGCACTGGGCGATGCGCTGGCGGTGGCACTGCTCGATGCGCGCGGCTTCAAGGCCGAGGATTTCGCGCGCTCCCACCCCGGTGGCGCGCTGGGCCGCAAGCTGCTGACCCATGTGGCCGATGTCATGCGCTCGGGCAGCGACGTGCCGCGCGTGCCGGCCGAGGCGCCCTTCCTGCTGCTGATGCGCGAGATGAGCGCCAAGGGCCTGGGCGCATCGGCAATCGTCGATGCCGACGGCAAGCTGCTGGGCGTGTTCACCGATGGTGACCTGCGCCGGCGCATCGAGCAGGGCGCCGACCTGCTGAGCACCACCGCGGGCGAGGTCATGCATGCCAAGCCCTACACCATCCAGGCCGATGCGCTGGCCGTCGATGCCGCGCGTCTCATGGAGCAGCACGGCATCACCTCGGTGCTCGTGGTCGAGGGTGCCGATCGGCTGGTGGGCGTGGTGCATATCCGCGACCTGATGCGCGCCAAGGTGATCTGATGGACGCTCGCACTCTGTCGCCGGCGCTGGATTTCGCGCCACAGCTGCTGCTCAAGGCCCAGGACGTGAAAGTGGCGTTTTTCGACGTCGATGGCGTGCTCACCGACGGCGGCCTGTATTTCACGCAGGAAGGCGAAGTCATCAAGCGCTTCAATACCCTCGACGGCCATGGCCTGAAGCTGCTGCAAAAAGCCGGCATCACGCCGGTGGTCATCACCGGCCGCGATTCGGCGCCGCTGCGGCTGCGGCTCAAGAACCTGGGCGTGGTGCATGCGCGCTTCGGCACCGAGGACAAACGGCCCGCGGCCGAAGAGTTCCTGCAGGCACTCGGGCTGGACTGGAGCCAGGCCGCGGCCATGGGCGACGACTGGCCCGACCTGCCGGTGATGCGCCGCGCGGCGTTTGCCGGCGCGCCGTCCAACGCGCATGCCGAAGCCCTCGCGGCCGCCGACTACGTGAGCCAGCGCGCGGGCGGGCAGGGCGCGGCGCGCGAGTTCTGCGATCTGCTGCTGGTGGCCTCGGGCCGCTACGCCGCCTTGCTTGAGGAATATGCCTGATGCGTACCCGCTGGCGCCGAGGCTGGGAAAGCTTCACGATCTATCTGCCGGTCGCGCTGATGGGGCTGATGGCGCTGGCCAGCTGGTGGCTGGTGCGCAATGCGCCCTCCACGCTGCCGGCGGCGCCGGCGCGCGCGCCCGTGCATGAGCCCGACTATTTCATGAAGGACTTCTCGGTCCAGAACTTCGATGCCGCGGGCAACATGACGCGCCAGTTGCAAGGCGACATGGCGCGCCACTATCCCGACACCGACACGCTGGAAATCGATGCCGTCGAGATCCACGCCAAGTCGCCCGACGGCCGCCAGACCCGTGCCACCGCGCTGCGCGGGCTGAGCAATGGCGACGGCTCCGAAGTCCAGCTGTTCGGCAACGCCCGCGTCACGCGCGCGGCCCAGCAAATGCCTGACGGCACACGCTCGCCCGAGCTGCGTTTCGAGGGCGAGTTCCTGCATGCCTGGACCAACGAGGAGCGCGTGCTCTCGGACAAGCCGGTGGTGCTGTGGCGCGGCACCGACCGCTTCACCGCCGACCGCCTCCATTACGACCATCTGGACCAGGTGCTGCAGCTCGACGGCCGGGTCCGCGGCGTGCTGCAGCCCGCGCCCGCGAGCGCGGCCGGACGCTGAACATGCCCGCCGCGCGTCCACTGGTATTCATCACCGGGGCCTCGAGTGGCATTGGCCAGGCGCTGGCAGCGCGCTTCTACGCCCAGGGCCATGACCTGGCGCTGGTGGCGCGCAATACCCAGGCAATGCATGACTGGGCCGCCGCCGAGGGGCTGGAGCCGGCGCGCCATGCGGTCTATGGCGCCGATGTCGCGCAGGCCGAGAGCATCGTCGCGGCCGCCAGGCAGTGCATCGCGCGCCAGGGCCTGCCGCAGATCGTGATTGCGAATGCCGGGGTAAGCTGGGGGGTGGACACGGGCGAACGCGAAGACCTCGAGGTCATGGCCCAGCTGTTTGCCACCAACAACCTGGGCATGGCGGCCACCTTCCACCCGTTCATCCGTGCCATGCAGGCCCGGGGTTCGGGAACGCTGGTCGGGGTGGCCAGTGTGGCGGCGATCCGCGGACTGCCAGGG
This window encodes:
- a CDS encoding L-rhamnonate dehydratase codes for the protein MKIKSVRARVFQWKGKTVPPQGNFCSNAMDLVYSNTESMSTFRFHSWTVVEIETDDGIVGIGNVALAPAIAKAIIDQYLAPLVVGQDPWDYEYLWQRMYRSTHAWGRKGVTMAAISAVDLAIWDILGKSVNKPVFKLLGGRTKEKIPCYYSKLYRGDLRAMQDEAQQFLDQGFTAFKMRFGYGPAHLQHGVKENLRSVEAIREVIGYDNDLMLECYMGWNLEYAKRMLPKLAKYEPRWLEEPVIADDIDGYAELNAMNIIPISGGEHEFSLYGFKQLLDRKAVSVVQYDTNRVGGITAAHKINALCEAYSVPVVPHAGQMHNYHLTMSTLASPMAEYFPIFDVEVGNELFWYLFDGEPIADNGFVQLRDDVPGLGLTLKTEYLDQFDIIE
- a CDS encoding dihydrodipicolinate synthase family protein; protein product: MPGLSNPRYRGIFPVVPTTFHEDGTLDLASQKRCIDFMIDSGVDGLCILANFSEQFLLGDDERETLTRLALEHVAGRVPVIVTTTHTSTAICAARSRRAQDMGAAMVMVMPPYHGASFRFGDTQIQRFFAAVSDAIDIPIMIQDAPAAGTPLPPAFLARMAQEIEQVRYFKMETAGAAGKLRELIALGGETIEGPWDGEEGISLLADLEAGATGAMTGGAFADGIRPIIEAFRRGDKDQAFAEYQRWLPLINHENRQAGFLAAKALMHAGGVIACDAPRHPWPAMHPEVRRQLLDIARRLDPLVLRWGK
- a CDS encoding esterase/lipase family protein, which produces MLLLPRLATTLALCTAALLAGCAGVQVSSVLPSDYLSQRRSDILTAGSLSAATLETLRVIGLESKRCNAQPVQCRDAIVGMPGLTDDQRLSALAELWTQTALQAQRAAPGSHGSDEIDAWLEAARHAYAYLFFSSRQPGERIFEDRQTQVRDYYNHAVEQAITGLFQHTQPSHLAALEASGLQWNGWTLRTDLSGIRLPQAGVVPRELIPASSLTFSGLRNLYRRDGIGGELVAVFPVNGPQDGATASGALLSEDAEEPFQEAPYPALSALLRFEGETLTEVLQTRSVQVQMYDPYRIGEVLIAGARVPLAANFTSGYGLWLARSGFSTQALRSLLGLDNGLLRPQIYLMQPYDPGRRVVLMLHGLASSPEAWINVANEVLGDETLRQNYQIWQVYYPTNAPLALNNRAIRDALQQTFAHFDPQGVAKASQQVTVIGHSMGGVLARLLVSSTQGQSWDRLLENYQLQPGQQAALERRMAPLLNFEPLPAITDAIFIAAPHRGTDFANHRIARWAANLITLPFSMLEQVGDVTRALAQLKPRPGKQGLLRIPNSIDNLSDADPFVRLTSHLPLAPQLRYHSIIGDANPALPLADSSDGIVPYASAHLPGAASELVIASGHSVQEHPQAIIEIRRILHEQLQRAGAGAAR
- a CDS encoding Lnb N-terminal periplasmic domain-containing protein, yielding MPPVPVQRRPLLQRAAAIVVRAVGILLGLVLAGFGALALWSHAPGGRLAAVALAVLWVIWVGTTGLLASADPRAWRAWGLLTAGCVLLGLWWGTITPSNDRVWAADVARTLRAERQGSEVVLYNVRNFDWRGEDDYTARWETRRYDLDRLRSVDMALSYWMGPAIAHTLVSFGFDDGRQLVFSVEVRKERHEQFSALAGFFKRYELALVAADERDILGVRARVRDEDVYLYRVHMPAPAMRALFEQYLDEAESLRNTPRFYQTLTANCTTIVYAMMQRIVPGLPLDLRLLASGYLPSYVQEVGALTTGYSLQELKARGRITERARQAGPNADFSAAIRQGLPVQAR
- a CDS encoding adenine phosphoribosyltransferase, with the protein product MLHTTINDYLRQYIRTVPDWPAPGVQFRDITPLLQDPKVFRVLIDAFVHRYMDPALRPDVVAGLDARGFILGAVVAYELNVGFVPIRKKGKLPFTTVEETYELEYGSATVELHADAVKPGDRVLLIDDLIATGGTMMAGKKLLEKLGAEVIEGAAIVDLPELGGSDRLRAGGLPLYTLVDFAGH
- a CDS encoding KpsF/GutQ family sugar-phosphate isomerase; the encoded protein is MKSAAASSRPFDGFQALQLARDTLGIEAQALLALSDRLSPVFAQVVERILDIQGRVVVMGMGKSGHVGRKIAATLASTGTPAFFVHPGEASHGDLGMVTEKDLVLALSNSGESDEIAALLPALRRQGVPVVGMTGNARSTLARHADWVLDTYVEREACPLNLAPTASTTAQLALGDALAVALLDARGFKAEDFARSHPGGALGRKLLTHVADVMRSGSDVPRVPAEAPFLLLMREMSAKGLGASAIVDADGKLLGVFTDGDLRRRIEQGADLLSTTAGEVMHAKPYTIQADALAVDAARLMEQHGITSVLVVEGADRLVGVVHIRDLMRAKVI
- a CDS encoding KdsC family phosphatase, whose protein sequence is MDARTLSPALDFAPQLLLKAQDVKVAFFDVDGVLTDGGLYFTQEGEVIKRFNTLDGHGLKLLQKAGITPVVITGRDSAPLRLRLKNLGVVHARFGTEDKRPAAEEFLQALGLDWSQAAAMGDDWPDLPVMRRAAFAGAPSNAHAEALAAADYVSQRAGGQGAAREFCDLLLVASGRYAALLEEYA
- the lptC gene encoding LPS export ABC transporter periplasmic protein LptC; the encoded protein is MRTRWRRGWESFTIYLPVALMGLMALASWWLVRNAPSTLPAAPARAPVHEPDYFMKDFSVQNFDAAGNMTRQLQGDMARHYPDTDTLEIDAVEIHAKSPDGRQTRATALRGLSNGDGSEVQLFGNARVTRAAQQMPDGTRSPELRFEGEFLHAWTNEERVLSDKPVVLWRGTDRFTADRLHYDHLDQVLQLDGRVRGVLQPAPASAAGR
- a CDS encoding SDR family oxidoreductase; its protein translation is MPAARPLVFITGASSGIGQALAARFYAQGHDLALVARNTQAMHDWAAAEGLEPARHAVYGADVAQAESIVAAARQCIARQGLPQIVIANAGVSWGVDTGEREDLEVMAQLFATNNLGMAATFHPFIRAMQARGSGTLVGVASVAAIRGLPGHGAYCASKAGVVSYCESLRGEMRASGVKVVTLLPGYVATPLTRNNRYSMPFLLTADEFARRACRVILRQTSYAVIPWQMGMVAKLLRMLPNRLFDRLLQGRQTKHRHKTGG